In Nicotiana tabacum cultivar K326 chromosome 10, ASM71507v2, whole genome shotgun sequence, the DNA window ttgtgtGAGATTCCTATTCCCTTATTTGTGTTCGAAGTGAAAAAAAAACCCTCCAAATTTATGCTGAATTATAATGTTCacagcaaaaatcacgtgctcacccccccccccccctcttcttcctttttttttttggtccgaATGGATTTCTAGTCAAGCTATCTGTGcaatttcttttccattttttgctCGAGTGTTAAGgggaggaaaaaaaatatttttaggttggtaGTCTAACGACCAaagaaaataaaggcagaaaGTCATACTTagataagaaaggtaaaaattaaaaaaggacaacttcatttctttccttttttcttcttaaCCTTCTTTCTTAGGCGAATTACAATGTATATGAATGAATAACATAATATTTATCACGTTATTACGCTAAAGTTAGATTCACTCCAAACAAGAATAAGAGGTAAAAAGTCTCAAATTTTAGGCGTATAAGAAAGTTTTAGGACAATGTTTTTGTAGGAATTGTTGGGACAAGTTTAAAGTAGAGGTGTTAATCGGGCCGGGCTGACCCGCTAACAACCCGGTTCAACCCGGATCAGCCCGATCCAGTCCGTTATTGTGCATATGTGTGCGGGTTGGGACGGGTTGGACGGGGGCGGACTAGTAACGTTAAGTTTTTGCCAAACGGGTACCCGAACCCGCCACAACCCGTTAAGCCCTTAACGGGTTCTTAACGGGCCGCAACCCGCGACAACCCGCAAAATCgcctaatttttattttttattttaaattaaatctgaccgttaaaagaaaaatataagatagttaaaaataatattaaaaaaaaacacGAAAGCCCGACCCGTCCGAACCCGCTAGGCCCGAACCCATACGGGCCCTATAGAACCCGAAAAATTCCAGCCCGCCACCAGCCCGTTAACTTTAGCCCGCTAACAACCCGCCCCGTAACCCTAACGGACTGACCATTTTTGTGTCCAGCCCGTCCCAACCCGTCCGATAAACACCTATAGTTTAGAGAGggcaaaatatatataaaaggaaaaaggagcTTAAGGTCAAATTCCTATGACACACCGGTTGATCACGACTAACCTTCtgcatatataatttttttaaaatatgtctAAGACACATCACTTTCTCTTATGTTATGACACATTTCAAAATTGAATGTGTAAAAATTATGAATGATCAACAAGTTTATCATAGGGATTTGACAGAAAGGTCAAGGGTAAACTAGGTATTCTGCCAAGAAAAAAAGAGTCAAATGATAATTTCCATCTAGAAGCAAGACAAAATAAGAAAGAATCCAATTTCAGCCAATGAAATGAGGCTATAGTTTGCAGGTGATGTTACTATAAGTGCACGTGCATTGAAATTAATGGACTACTCCCTATTTTCATTGGCCACCACTGATCTTTTTTGCACAGTAGTAAAGATACTCAATAAGTGTTTGCTTAATGCAGAAGACAAACTCCTTTAATTTAATACTATAAACTCTTCTCAATATCTATATTTCTATTGGACCAACTCaccatttttttttcattgtttcCTATTCGGTGTTCGATATTCATATTAAAGCCTTAACTAAGCTCCCGTTTCAGACataaaatttggaagtttttttctaattttatttttaaatatttacttgtttatagattttattttgttgttggtattgcttgttgttactgctttctttttctttccttgagccgatggtctatcaaAAATAACATCTCTACTCTCAAGATAGGGGTAacgtctgcgtacacactaccctccccaaaccctactcgtaggattatactgggtttgttgttgttgtttagatttttaaccattttttttttgtagattTTTGTAAGCAAAATCTTCAAATCTAAAAAACAACTTTAGTAGTTTTTAAAGTTTTCTACTCACAaaactttaaattcttttcaagtaAAATACATGTTCAAATacaattttaactttcaaaaaagtcttttttcatctcatttttttttttttttttaagtttctaCTAAATCTATGTCCTTACGCTAGCTAAGTGAATTTGCGTCGCTCAAATCCTATTAAAGGGAAAATGCTCTTTACCGTGAAAGGATTCTATCCGTCCCATGCAAACTGTCGCCAACTTATTATTCTTCTTGAATTCAATATTATTACTCTTCAAATTATTCCAAAAAAAGTTCAAACTTTTTCACAAAAATATCTGCTTCTTTAGTTATTTTCTTTGCTTAAAAATGGACCCCACCTGCTCTTCTTCCTCCTCCACAACATAAGAAATAACCTGTGTCGGTTCCTCAGATCTTTTTCATTTTCAGACAACCATACAATACAACAGAATTATGAAAAACTCCACCGACTTAACACAGTTGCtgctttcagatatttctttgtTTCTATGTCGGCGGTACCTATATAAACCTCTCTTAAACCCCATTTTTTCACCGTCCTTCGTTTTATCAAACACCCTTGAGGAAATTCTCTCTCTTTGATCCATAAAAATCCAATCTTTATATTGTTCTGAAAAAAAATCATATGAACCCTTTTGATAAAAACCCAATTTCTCAACCTTCTGGGTCAGAATCTGATACACTGCCACCACACAGTATTACTATGGACCCTGAATTTGCTGTGTTTTCTGAGGCCCCATCTTCTCATTTTATCAATCTTGAATCTTTTTCAGCTGGGGAGGAAGGATTAGGTGTGGTGCAGCCTATGGAGTGTTTACATGGGACACAAATTCCACCATTTTTGTCAAAGACTTTTGATTTAGTTGATGACTCTTCATTGGATTTTATCATTTCTTGGGGTAGTAAAGGAGAAAGCTTTGTAGTGTGGGACCCAGTGGAGTTTTCAAGAATGATTCTTCCCAAAAATTTCAAGCACAACAATTTCTCCAGCTTTGTGAGACAGCTTAATACTTATGTGGGTATCACCTTAGCACAAAGCCAAGAATATTTGGCTCATGTGTTAGCACTCTAGTTCTCTAACTCTTGCCTCCTTTTTTTTGGTTAATTCTTTTACCTTGTATGTAATTGTTGTTGGAGATTTTCATgcatctttgttttttttcttctcacTTTCTGtaaatttttagtatttatttatttatgttgttGTTATGGAATAATACGGTTTGTGAAGATTCATGTAGGCGACCAACTTGTTCGGGACTGAGGCgtagttgttgttgctgttgtaataatttgtaacggTGACGATGTAAATGTAAATAGTTCTTTTCTTGTGTTGTAATTAGTAGTGGCTACAGTTGTAAATAACTTCAGAGAAACGACTTTTCATAATAGTTTATTAGTTTTGGTACTCTGTAAATGGATGTCTTTGAAATTTTTGGtggatattaaggaaaatgataaaGGTTGCGCTGTTCGCGGTTTGGGCTTGTAGATAAAGCTAAGATGCTGAGAGCATCTCTCTGCATTAATCTGCTGAATTTGGGAGGTTCATCAAATTCTGCAGGTAGAATTTCTAAGGTTTTGATTAAACAGCTTGTTTAAGCTTTctatagtttatatatatacgGTTTTTACTGCAAAAGATGTGCTGATTGTGTATTTCTAGTGTAATGCAGCTTCAGTAACTCATGAAAATTTGACAGCTAACATCTGGTTTTGTGTGAAGTTTTCATTGTGTTATATGAATAATGAATGTATTCTCATGTTGTAGGCACGTTGGGTTCTATTATTCagtttttaaatcattttttgggcaattttgtccAGGGTTTTCGCAAAGTTGATGCTGATAGGTGGGAGTTTGCGAATGAAGGGTTCTTGAGAGGAAAAAGGCATTTGTTGAAGAACATACAAAGGCGAAGATCACCTCAGTCGCATCAGGCGGGGAGTTCATCTGCTGAAGCAGGGAAAGGTACAATGGATGAGATAGAGAAACTGAGGAAGGAGAAGAGTTCGATGATGCAGGAAGTCGTTGAATTGCAGCAGCAGCAGCGTGGAACGGTCCAACAAATGGAGGCTGTTAATGAAAAGCTTCAGGCTGCAGAACTGAGACAGAAACAGATGGTTTCATTCTTGGCCAAGGTGTTTCAGAATCCCGCATTCTTGGCTCGTCTTCGGCAGATGAAGGAACAAGAAAAAATTACTTCTCCAAGAACAATGAGGAAATTCGTTAAACATCAGCCACACGATCAGGATAGACTGGAGTCTTCCATTGAAGGGCAGATAGTCAAGTACAGGCCTGATTTTCAAGACCTTGTTACATCCTTTGAGAACCCAGACTTCAATCCGGTTGTGGATCAACAACTACCTGAAACTGGTTTTGGTGCAGAAGCAATGCTTTTTAAAAATCAAGAACGGGTTATAGAAGGAGCTTCGAACTTTAACCCCGAAGACTCTTATTTTGAGGGGAAGAATGTAGCTAGCCCTCAATTAGAAGTCATGCCTGAGTGCTTTGTCTCTTTCCCGGAGGAGTTGGCAAAGGAGAAGAACATCTTAGAATTTTGCTCACCAGGTATTGGAAGTATGGTGAAAGAAGAGGAAGTATGGAGCATGGGTTTTGAAGCCAGTGCTGGTATGTCAAGTACTGTCACTGAGTTATGGGGTAGTCTTAGCAACTATGATGTCCCAGACTTTGGAGTTAGTGCCGGTTTGCCAGATGTGTTGTGGGATATAGATCCCTTGCAGGAAGCTGGAAGTTCTGGTGTCGATAAGTGGCCAAATGATGAGTCTCCTTTTGGCCAGCCGAAGAATGATAGTTTTTAGGAAAGACTACCCTTCCTTCAGTGTGCGTTTGCGATACTAGCCATAGTTTAGTTGATGGGATATAATATTGAATGATTTGATTATAACATTTTTAGTGCATAATTACTTTCCACTGATTCTTTTCTTCTATATTCCCCTCTCCCTGGTCTGCA includes these proteins:
- the LOC107817413 gene encoding heat stress transcription factor A-3, which codes for MNPFDKNPISQPSGSESDTLPPHSITMDPEFAVFSEAPSSHFINLESFSAGEEGLGVVQPMECLHGTQIPPFLSKTFDLVDDSSLDFIISWGSKGESFVVWDPVEFSRMILPKNFKHNNFSSFVRQLNTYGFRKVDADRWEFANEGFLRGKRHLLKNIQRRRSPQSHQAGSSSAEAGKGTMDEIEKLRKEKSSMMQEVVELQQQQRGTVQQMEAVNEKLQAAELRQKQMVSFLAKVFQNPAFLARLRQMKEQEKITSPRTMRKFVKHQPHDQDRLESSIEGQIVKYRPDFQDLVTSFENPDFNPVVDQQLPETGFGAEAMLFKNQERVIEGASNFNPEDSYFEGKNVASPQLEVMPECFVSFPEELAKEKNILEFCSPGIGSMVKEEEVWSMGFEASAGMSSTVTELWGSLSNYDVPDFGVSAGLPDVLWDIDPLQEAGSSGVDKWPNDESPFGQPKNDSF